The segment CTGCTGCAAAACCCGCCCTGGTCCGCACTGCCCTCATCGCCGGACTGGCCGACGCCGTTTTCATTCTTGTTTTCGCGGCCATCGGCCGCGACGCGCACCAGCGCGCAGATGTGCTGACCGGGGTCTTTGCCACGGCTTGGCCGTTTCTTGCCGGTGCCGCGATCGGTTGGCTCGCTGTGAGGGCCTGGCGGGCACCCTTCCGGATCTGGCCGGCCGGCGTCGCCGTATGGATTGGAACCGTGGCCGGGGGCATGCTTTTGCGTGCGGCCACCGGACAGACCGTGGTGCTCGCGTTCATCATTGTCGCCTTGATCAGCTTGGCGATCCTGCTGCTTGGCTACCGCGCCGTGATCGCCCTCGTGGTGCGGGTCCGTCGACGGAGCCGCCAGTCCTAAGAACCCGCCGATGGACTAGGCTTGCTACGTCCACTGCTGCACTTCGGAAAGGCTGCCCCCAGTGATCACCGCTTTTGTCCTGATCAAGACCGACGCTTCACGCATCCCGGAGACGGCCGAGGAGATCTCCGCCATCCAAGGGATCAGCGAGGTCTACTCCGTCACAGGGGAATGGGACCTTATTGCCGTGGCGCGCGTGGCGAAGCATGAGGAATTGGCGGACGTCATCGCCGACAAACTCTCCAAGGTCCCCGCAGTGGTTCACACCACCACGCACATCGCCTTCCGCGCCTACTCACAGCATGATCTGGACGCCGCGTTTTCGCTGGGTTTCGAGCAGTAACCGCCGGAATCCTGGCGCCTTGCCTAGCTTTGGCTGAGTCCGACCCACGTGTCGAGGACCCGGGTGGCCGCTCCGGAATCAATGGATTCCGCAGCCCGCAGCCAGGCCGACTTCATTCGTTCCAGGAAGGGTCCGTCGGCGGCAGTGTCGAAGGCCACCAGGCCTGCGGCGGCGTTGAGGACTACTGCGTCCCGGACCGGGCCCGGCTTCCCGTCAAGTACTTCGCGCACGACGGCGGCATTCGCCTCGGCGTTGCCGCCTCGAAGATCGGCGACGGTCGCCGCAGCGATCCCAAGAGCGGCCGGCGAGAACCGCTGCTCGGTGACCTGCCCGTTCCTGATTTCCCACACCGTGGATGGACCTGTGGTGGTGAGTTCATCGAGGCCGTCTTCCCCACGGAACACCAATCCGCGGCTCCCCCGGCGCGCCAGGACCCCGGCGATCAACGGAGCCATGGTGGCGTTGGCAACACCCACGGCTGAAGCCTGGACGTGGGCCGGGTTGGTCATCGGTCCCAGGAAGTTGAAGGCCGTGGGGATGCCAAGTTCCGCCCGCACAACACCGGTATGCCGGAATGACGGGTGGAATACCTGGGCGAAACAGAATGTGATCCCCGCCTCTTCGGCGTTGCGGGCTACGCGCTCGATCGGCAAGTCGAGCCTCACGCCCAAGGCTTCCAGGACATCGGCGGAGCCCGACGACGACGACGCCGCCCGGTTCCCGTGCTTTACGACGCGCGCTCCCGCGCCGGCTGCCACAAGGGCAGCCATCGTCGAGATGTTGACCGTATTGAGTCGATCGCCGCCGGTTCCCACGATGTCAAGCTTTTCGCCCGGAATGCTCACGGGTTTGGCGTTGGAGAGCATCGCCTCGACCAATCCGGTGACTTCATCCACTGTTTCGCCTTTGGCGCGCAAGGCAACCAGGAAACCGGCGATCTGGGAAGGGGCGGCTTCCCCGGACATGATCGTGTTCATGGCCCATGCTGTGTTCCCGATCGAGAGGTCATGCCCGTTGATCAATGCCGAGATGAGTCCGGGCCACGAGTTGCTTGCCTGCTCTGCAGATGCCTGTGAAGTCACCACTTGATGCTATCGATCCACCCGGCTCCGTGACCAATGCTAAGGACGCCGGGAACTTTTCCGCGCGAATTCGCGTGTTTGTAGAAAAAGTCTCCCCAAATGGCGGTTCGCATTGGGAAGTCCGGACTTTTACAGACATAATGTCTTTGTGACATCTGCGACCCATGCCCCCAGTACCCCGGCGCACCCGACGCTGAATCGCCCCAATTTGGTTTCCGTTGGAACCGTTGTGTGGCTTTCCAGTGAGTTGATGTTCTTCGCCGGTCTCTTCGCCATGTACTTCACCCTGCGCTCCACGTCAGGCGCGTTGTGGGCGGAAGAAACCGGCAAGCTCAACTTCCCGTTTGCGCTTATAAACACGATCGTCCTTGTGTCAAGTTCCTTTACTTGCCAGATGGGCGTCTTCGCTGCCGAGCGACTTGAGCCGCGCCGTCGAGGTGGTGTGCTGCAGTTCACCCGCTGGGGTATGAACGAATGGTTCATCCTGACGTTCATCATGGGCGCCTTCTTCGTTGCCGGCCAGACCACCGAATACGCAATGCTTGTGTCCGAGCACGTGACGCTCTCGGCCAACGCCTACGGTTCCTCGTTTTACATAACAACCGGCTTCCACGGTCTCCACGTCATCGGCGGCCTCATCGCCTTCCTGTTCATCATTGGCCGTGCATACGCCGCCAAGAAGTTCGGACACTTTGAAGCGACCTCGGCAATCGTCACCTCGTACTATTGGCACTTCGTGGATGTTGTGTGGATCGGCCTCTTCCTGGTCATCTACGTCCTCAAATAGCCCGGCACCGACTCTTGTTCCACAAGAGGATGAATTTTAAAGAAGCGGCTCACGGAGCCGACGCAGGATCGAATAAAGGAACCACCACGTGAAGGCACTCTCGCAGAAGCGACGTCATCCACTGGCAGCCATTGCGCTGCTGTTGTTGGGACTCCTCGTCACTGGTGGGCTTTACGCCGTTGCCACAACGGTCAACCAGGCGAAGGCAGACACCACTACCTTCAGCGCCAGCGACGCCCAGGAAGGTGGCAAGCTCTTTGCCGCAAACTGTGCCACTTGCCACGGCATGGGCGCGAGCGGAACCAAGGACGCTCCGTCGCTGGTCGGCGTGGGCGCTGCTGCAGTTGACTTCCAGGTTGGCACCGGCCGTATGCCCATGCAGATGAACGGACCCCAGGCCCAGGAAAAGCCAAGGCAGTTCAACGACCAGCAGACGCAGCAGCTGGCGGCTTACGTCGCTTCGCTCGGCGCCGGCCCGGCCATTCCCGATGCATCGCTGCTCGATGAAAAGGGAGATGCCGCCAAGGGTGGCGAACTCTTCCGCGTGAACTGTGCGATGTGCCACAACGCCGCAGCCGCCGGTGGTGCCTTGACCCGTGGAAAGTTCGCTCCTGCACTGGCCGGGGTCTCGGGACAGCACATCTACGAAGCCATGGCCACTGGTCCGCAGAACATGCCCGTCTTCAACGACGCCAACATCTCTCCTCAGGGCAAGCGCGACATCATCACCTTCCTGAAGACGATCGAAGCCAACGGCTCGCCTGGTGGGAACGACCTCGGTTCGCTGGGTCCGGTTTCCGAAGGTCTCTTCGTCTGGGTCGCAGGCCTTGGCGTCATCATCGCCTTCACCATCTGGCTGACGTCCCGCACGTCCTAGGACAGACGCACTAAAGCTTCTGCTGTCCCCACAGCAGTTTTGAATTGAACATTAACCCGGTTCCGGCCGGGACAACGAGAGAAGGATGAGGCGAATTATGGGCAACCATAGTGACGGCAGTCCGAACCACTCGGGCACCGTAGCTACGGCTGGTCAGAATGTTGTGGAGAAGTTCCAGGATCCTGGGCTTCCTCCGCACCGTTTGCGCCTGGCTGACACGGATCCGAGAGCCGCTAAGCGAGCCGAACGGCAGGTAGCCATTCTGTTTGGCATCTCCGTCATCGGCACGGTGATCTTCCTGGTGTCGTACTTTGCCATCGATCTGCACACGGATGGATCGATCGCAACGATCCGCAACCAAAACCTGTTGCTTGGCCTTGGCACCGCATTTGCGATGCTCGGCATCGGCACCGGCATCGTGCACTGGGCCAAGGCCCTCATGCCGGACCACGAGGTATCGGAAGAGCGCCACGCCATCCGCACCGAGGAAGACCGGCAGGCAGCCGTGCGAATTGTCGAGGACATCGTCGAGGAAACCGGCATCAAGCGTCGACCGCTGATCCGCAACACCCTTCTGGGTGCGGTGGCACTGGCGCCCCTCCCGGCTTTGGCGGTATTCGGTGACCTTGGTCCCCGCCCGGACAACACGCTCGCACACACCATGTGGGCTCCCCAGGACGGCAAGCTCAAGCGCCTCACCCGCGACCCCGACGGAACTCCGATCAAGGCATCGGACGTGACCATCGGTTCTGCATTCCACGTGATCCCGGAAGGCCTCAACGAACTCCAGGAGGGCAAGCTCAACGCGAAGGCCAAGGCCGTCGTCTTGCTCATGCGCCTCAACCCGGATGACTTGACGATTTCCAAGGGCCGCGAAACCTGGAGCTACAACGGAATTGTTGCCTACTCCAAGATCTGCACCCACGTCGGTTGCCCCGTTGCTCTTTATGAGCAGCAAACGCACCACCTGCTGTGCCCGTGCCACCAGTCAACCTTCGACCTCACCAAGGAATGCAAGGTTATCTTCGGCCCCGCCAGCCGTCCGCTCCCCCAGCTGCCCATCGCGGTAGATGCTGAGGGCTACCTCGTAGCCACGAGCGATTTCAAAGAACCTGTAGGACCGAGTTACTGGGAGCGTGACGAGCATGAGCGCCTCATCAACAGCTGAAGTCCCCTTCGTACCCAAAACCAAGGTTGGCCGCATCACGGACTTCGTTGACGAGCGCGTCGGCGGATCCGGAATCCTGCGTGAATTCGGCCGGAAGGTCTTCCCGGACCACTGGTCCTTCATGTTCGGTGAGGTGGCGCTGTATTCCTTCGTCATTCTCCTGATGTCGGGGACCTTCCTGACGTTCTTCTTTGACCCGTCGATGGCTGAGACCCACTACACGGGTTCATACACCCCGCTGACCAATGTCGAAATGTCCGTCGCGTACAACTCGTCGCTGAACATTTCCTTCGACATCCGCGGTGGCTTGTTCTTCCGCCAGGTCCACCACTGGGCGGCTTTGCTGTTCGTGGCATCGCTTGGTGTGCACATGCTGCGCGTTTTCTTCACGGGCGCTTTCCGCAAGCCGCGTGAAATGAACTGGGTGGTGGGCGGCGTCCTGCTCATCCTGGCCATGGCTGAAGGCTTCACGGGATATTCGCTTCCCGATGACCTGCTCTCCGGTAACGGCCTGCGAATCATCGACGGTGTCATCAAGTCCATCCCGGTGATCGGAACGTACATCTCGTTCTTCCTCTTCGGAGGCGAGTTCCCGGGAACAGCCATCATCGGCCGGCTGTACGTGCTGCACATCCTGCTCGTCCCGGCCATGATTCTGCTGATGATCGTCATCCACCTCTTCATGGTGGTTGTGCACAAGCACACGCAGTACCCTGGCCCGGGTCGCAACGACGGCAACGTCGTCGGTTACCCTCTGGGACCGGTTTACGCTGCAAAGGCCGGCGGCTTCTTCTTCATCGTGTTCGGTGTCGTCGCGCTCATGGCTGCGATGTTCACGATCAACCCGATCTGGAACTACGGGCCGTACGACCCCTCCCCTGTGTCGGCCGGTACCCAGCCTGACTGGTACATCGGCTTCGTCGATGGTGCCCTGCGACTCATGCCTGGCGTTGTCAACGATTTCCACTTCGAATACATCATCTTCGGCCATGTGCTGACGCTGAATGTGCTGCTGCCCGCATTGGTTCCCGCAGGCATCATTTTCACGGTTCTGTTCATGTACCCGTGGATCGAACGCTGGATCACCAAGGACAACCGTGAGCACCACGTCCTGGACCGTCCGCGTAACGCTCCTACCCGTACGGCCATTGGCGTCGCAGGCTTTACCTGGTACTGCGTCATGTGGGCCGCTGCCGGCTCGGACCTCATCGCAACGCACTTCCACGTTGCCCTGAACGACGTCACGTACTGGCTGCGTACGCTGTTCTTCATCGGCCCGATCATTGCATTCATGGTGACGAAGCGCGTGGCCCTTGCGCTGCAGCGCAAGGACCGCGAGATCGCCCTGCACGGCCGCGAAACGGGTCGCATCGTGCGCCTGCCGCATGGTGAATTCATCGAGGTACACGCACCGCTGGACGACTACAAGCACTACAAGCTTGTGGGCTTCGAGTCGCCTTCCCCGCTGCCGGCCGAGCCGAACGAGCACGGTGTGGTCACGCCGAAGGAGAAGCGCCGCGCGGCATTGTCCAAGTGGTTCTTCGAAGACCGTGTTGCTCCGGCAACGCCGGCCGAGCTTGAAGCCGCTCACGGACACGGCCACCATGAGGCCATCGAATCCGGCGAAGAGCACAAGAGCCTTAGCCACTAGCTCCCGCAGATAGCACAGAGAAGGCCCCGTCCACGTGGACGGGGCCTTCTCTCGTTGTTCGGGCTTTCAAGCGCTCGGTTCCCTGGCTTTGGGCTAGTGGGTGCGGTACCCCGTGGATTGGCTTCGGGTGGACCGCACGCCCGGACGCTGCAACGGGACCCACAACTTGTACCGGTCGGCACGGTAGTACGACACGGAGTAGTCCACCATGGCGCGGGCAACGAAAGCATGGCGCTGAATCTTGAGCAACGGAGTACCGACATCTACGTTCAAGAGCCGCGCCGTTGATGGCGAAGCTGCCGTTGCTTCAATCATGTCCTCTCCCCACTCCATCACCAGTCCGTACTTCTCACTCAGCACGTTGTACAGGGAAGTGGGAGGCGCATCGTCCAAAAGACCTGGCACGCGATGGGCAGGGATGAAGTTCTCGTCCACGCTCATGGGCTCGTTGTCAGCGAGGAGGAGCCGCCTGAAGCGGACCAACGGCGTCCCTTCCTCCAGCTGGAGTTCCCTCGCCAGGAAGGCGCTGGCCGAGATTTGTTCAAAGCTCAGGACCTTGGCTGCCGGAACCATGCCGCGGCGTTGCATTTCCTCGCTGTACGACGTGAGCTTCACCTGGAGGTCCAGCTTCGGTTTGCGGACGAAAGTTCCCAGTCCAACCACACGTTCAATGACTTCCTCGCCGACAAGGGCATCAATGGCCTGCCGCACCGTCATCCGGGCAAGACCGAATCGTTCGGAGAGGTCCCGCTCCGAAGGCAACGCCGCACCGGGCTTGCAGGACTCGGAGATATAGCTGCGCAGGATCTCGCGCAGTTGAACGTAGATAGGAGTGCCGCTCTTGCGGTCGATCCCCCCCGCAATACGTGTTGCATCAGTCGGCACGACGGTCTCCGGCCACGAAATCTCTCATGAAATAAGCGTAGGGCAATCCTCCGGCAGGTCTAGACCAGCTGGGCTCTGCGAACTGGGCCGTCCCGCGGCAGCGCTAGGCTTGTAGGGATCAAAATCGCAGTCGGCATCTGGCCGTCCGAGTCAAAGGAGCCGGTTTGCCCGAGCACAAAGCCATCGTCGCCGCAGAGATCGGCCTTCATGCACGGGCTGCTGCCGTATTCGTGCGGGCTGTGACGGCCACGGGCCTTCCGGTGATGATCCGCAAGCCCGGCCAACAAGCGGTTGATGCCCGGTCTTTGCTTGAGGTCATGACCGAAGATTTCGGCCACGGGTGCGAGGTGGTTCTGTCGGTCTCCGGAGAAGCGCTACAAGCCGGCCGTACGCTTGATGAGGTCAACGATGCTTTGGCCGCGCTTTCGGCCGTCCTGGAGGCCGTGGAAGGTCAGTGAACGGGCAAGCACGCTGACGACGCACCCGGTGTGTCATCCGGATAGAACGACGGCGGGCCCCACCACGTGGTGGGGCCCGCCGTTGTTGTTCAAGTACTTCTAGTGCGCGTGGTCTCCGCGGCTGTATTCGAAGACCCAGCCGACCAGGGCTACGACAGCAAGACCGGCGGCGACGAACGTGATCCAGAAACCTACGGCCAGGCCAAGGAACCCGCCGGCGCAGGCCAGGCCGAGCACCAGCGGCCACCAGCTCCAGGGGCTGAAGTGTCCCTGCTCGCCGGCGCCTTCGTGGATCTCAGCATCCGGACGGTCCTCCGGACGCATGCCGACGCGCCTGCCCGTGAAACCGAGATAAGCGCCGATCATGCCTGCCAGGCCACCGACCAGGAGGATACCTAGGGTGCCAACCCACTCATCCCAGTGGTTCAGAAAACCATAGACCAGCGCCACCGGTACGAAGAAAAAACTCCCGGCTCCAAAAATCCAAGATTCGATTTTCATTTAGCGTCCTTCTGATCAGCGTTGCCGAGCACCTTTGCTGCCGGCGCAGGGCTCTCTGCAGTGTGATGCTGGGCAAGTTCCGGGTGGTGGAGGTCCAAGGCAGGACGTTCGGAACGAATGCGGGGCAGAGAGGTGAAGTTGTGTCGCGGCGGCGGGCAGGATGTGGCCCACTCCAGCGAGGCACCAAAGCCCCAGGGATCGTCCACTTCTACCTTTTTGTTGCTGCGCCAAGTGATGTAGACATTCCAGAAGAATGGCAGGAGCGATGCGCCGAGCACGAAGGATGAAATCGTGGAGAACTGGTTCATCCACGTGAAGCCGTCCTGCGGCAGGTAGTCGGCATAACGCCGGGGCATGCCCTCTACGCCGAGCCAGTGCTGGATCAGGAAGGTGCCGTGGAAACCCAGGAACAGGAGCCAGAAGTGGATCTTGCCGAGCCGTTCGTTGAGCATCTTGCCGGTCCACTTTGGCCACCAGAAGTAGAAGCCTGCGAACATCGCGAATACCACCGTGCCGAAGACCACGTAGTGGAAGTGCGCCACGACGAAGTAGGAGTCCGAGACGTGGAAATCCAGCGGCGGGGAAGCCAGGATGATGCCGGTCAGGCCGCCGAAGAGGAACGTGACCAGGAAGCCGATGCTCCAGAGCATGGGAGTCTCGAAGGTAATCGAGCCCTGCCATAGGGTGCCGATCCAGTTGAAGAACTTCACGCCGGTGGGTACCGCGATCAGCATCGTCATGAAGGAGAAGAACGGCAGCAGCACCGATCCGGTGACGTACATGTGGTGCGCCCACACGGTCACCGACAGGGCGGCGATGGCAATGGTCGCATACACAAGGCCCTTGT is part of the Arthrobacter ramosus genome and harbors:
- a CDS encoding cytochrome b, which produces MSASSTAEVPFVPKTKVGRITDFVDERVGGSGILREFGRKVFPDHWSFMFGEVALYSFVILLMSGTFLTFFFDPSMAETHYTGSYTPLTNVEMSVAYNSSLNISFDIRGGLFFRQVHHWAALLFVASLGVHMLRVFFTGAFRKPREMNWVVGGVLLILAMAEGFTGYSLPDDLLSGNGLRIIDGVIKSIPVIGTYISFFLFGGEFPGTAIIGRLYVLHILLVPAMILLMIVIHLFMVVVHKHTQYPGPGRNDGNVVGYPLGPVYAAKAGGFFFIVFGVVALMAAMFTINPIWNYGPYDPSPVSAGTQPDWYIGFVDGALRLMPGVVNDFHFEYIIFGHVLTLNVLLPALVPAGIIFTVLFMYPWIERWITKDNREHHVLDRPRNAPTRTAIGVAGFTWYCVMWAAAGSDLIATHFHVALNDVTYWLRTLFFIGPIIAFMVTKRVALALQRKDREIALHGRETGRIVRLPHGEFIEVHAPLDDYKHYKLVGFESPSPLPAEPNEHGVVTPKEKRRAALSKWFFEDRVAPATPAELEAAHGHGHHEAIESGEEHKSLSH
- a CDS encoding cytochrome c oxidase subunit 3, whose protein sequence is MGSPDFYRHNVFVTSATHAPSTPAHPTLNRPNLVSVGTVVWLSSELMFFAGLFAMYFTLRSTSGALWAEETGKLNFPFALINTIVLVSSSFTCQMGVFAAERLEPRRRGGVLQFTRWGMNEWFILTFIMGAFFVAGQTTEYAMLVSEHVTLSANAYGSSFYITTGFHGLHVIGGLIAFLFIIGRAYAAKKFGHFEATSAIVTSYYWHFVDVVWIGLFLVIYVLK
- a CDS encoding DUF3054 domain-containing protein; the protein is MPAAKPALVRTALIAGLADAVFILVFAAIGRDAHQRADVLTGVFATAWPFLAGAAIGWLAVRAWRAPFRIWPAGVAVWIGTVAGGMLLRAATGQTVVLAFIIVALISLAILLLGYRAVIALVVRVRRRSRQS
- the trpD gene encoding anthranilate phosphoribosyltransferase, coding for MTSQASAEQASNSWPGLISALINGHDLSIGNTAWAMNTIMSGEAAPSQIAGFLVALRAKGETVDEVTGLVEAMLSNAKPVSIPGEKLDIVGTGGDRLNTVNISTMAALVAAGAGARVVKHGNRAASSSSGSADVLEALGVRLDLPIERVARNAEEAGITFCFAQVFHPSFRHTGVVRAELGIPTAFNFLGPMTNPAHVQASAVGVANATMAPLIAGVLARRGSRGLVFRGEDGLDELTTTGPSTVWEIRNGQVTEQRFSPAALGIAAATVADLRGGNAEANAAVVREVLDGKPGPVRDAVVLNAAAGLVAFDTAADGPFLERMKSAWLRAAESIDSGAATRVLDTWVGLSQS
- a CDS encoding Lrp/AsnC family transcriptional regulator is translated as MITAFVLIKTDASRIPETAEEISAIQGISEVYSVTGEWDLIAVARVAKHEELADVIADKLSKVPAVVHTTTHIAFRAYSQHDLDAAFSLGFEQ
- a CDS encoding cytochrome c oxidase subunit 4, giving the protein MKIESWIFGAGSFFFVPVALVYGFLNHWDEWVGTLGILLVGGLAGMIGAYLGFTGRRVGMRPEDRPDAEIHEGAGEQGHFSPWSWWPLVLGLACAGGFLGLAVGFWITFVAAGLAVVALVGWVFEYSRGDHAH
- a CDS encoding c-type cytochrome — translated: MKALSQKRRHPLAAIALLLLGLLVTGGLYAVATTVNQAKADTTTFSASDAQEGGKLFAANCATCHGMGASGTKDAPSLVGVGAAAVDFQVGTGRMPMQMNGPQAQEKPRQFNDQQTQQLAAYVASLGAGPAIPDASLLDEKGDAAKGGELFRVNCAMCHNAAAAGGALTRGKFAPALAGVSGQHIYEAMATGPQNMPVFNDANISPQGKRDIITFLKTIEANGSPGGNDLGSLGPVSEGLFVWVAGLGVIIAFTIWLTSRTS
- a CDS encoding ubiquinol-cytochrome c reductase iron-sulfur subunit, which produces MGNHSDGSPNHSGTVATAGQNVVEKFQDPGLPPHRLRLADTDPRAAKRAERQVAILFGISVIGTVIFLVSYFAIDLHTDGSIATIRNQNLLLGLGTAFAMLGIGTGIVHWAKALMPDHEVSEERHAIRTEEDRQAAVRIVEDIVEETGIKRRPLIRNTLLGAVALAPLPALAVFGDLGPRPDNTLAHTMWAPQDGKLKRLTRDPDGTPIKASDVTIGSAFHVIPEGLNELQEGKLNAKAKAVVLLMRLNPDDLTISKGRETWSYNGIVAYSKICTHVGCPVALYEQQTHHLLCPCHQSTFDLTKECKVIFGPASRPLPQLPIAVDAEGYLVATSDFKEPVGPSYWERDEHERLINS
- a CDS encoding HPr family phosphocarrier protein, with the translated sequence MPEHKAIVAAEIGLHARAAAVFVRAVTATGLPVMIRKPGQQAVDARSLLEVMTEDFGHGCEVVLSVSGEALQAGRTLDEVNDALAALSAVLEAVEGQ
- a CDS encoding GntR family transcriptional regulator → MPTDATRIAGGIDRKSGTPIYVQLREILRSYISESCKPGAALPSERDLSERFGLARMTVRQAIDALVGEEVIERVVGLGTFVRKPKLDLQVKLTSYSEEMQRRGMVPAAKVLSFEQISASAFLARELQLEEGTPLVRFRRLLLADNEPMSVDENFIPAHRVPGLLDDAPPTSLYNVLSEKYGLVMEWGEDMIEATAASPSTARLLNVDVGTPLLKIQRHAFVARAMVDYSVSYYRADRYKLWVPLQRPGVRSTRSQSTGYRTH